Proteins from a single region of Verrucosispora sp. NA02020:
- a CDS encoding zf-HC2 domain-containing protein, whose translation MGCEQWREILSAQLDGEATADEQRGVDLHLSRCAGCRRWLNTAATVTRRARTQVVSALPDLTATILAAAPPPRPGWRVRLAAVTPRGDLFTSLAGRARTITALRVSLGLLGAVQLVLGLAQIGRAEVAEHVHSTGQHLWHESAAWNVAVGAGFLFVALRRTAPSGLLPMLSAFVATLVLLSVNDLVASQVAVERLVSHGFLVVGYLITVLLARSLRRPGDPSDRQRPERSRWRLRLDEIDEPAPLRLLPPHSAQARHGRDDRRAA comes from the coding sequence ATGGGGTGTGAGCAGTGGCGGGAGATTCTCTCGGCGCAGTTGGACGGCGAGGCGACGGCAGATGAGCAGCGCGGTGTCGATCTGCACCTGAGCAGGTGTGCCGGCTGCCGCCGGTGGTTGAACACGGCGGCGACGGTGACCCGGCGGGCGCGTACCCAGGTGGTGTCCGCGCTGCCGGACCTGACCGCGACGATCCTCGCCGCCGCACCGCCGCCGCGCCCGGGTTGGCGCGTCCGGCTCGCCGCCGTCACGCCCCGTGGCGACCTCTTCACGTCGCTGGCCGGACGTGCCCGGACGATCACCGCGCTGCGGGTGTCGCTGGGTCTGCTGGGGGCGGTGCAACTGGTGCTCGGGCTGGCGCAGATCGGCCGGGCCGAGGTGGCCGAGCACGTGCACTCCACCGGCCAGCACCTGTGGCACGAGTCCGCCGCCTGGAACGTGGCGGTCGGCGCCGGTTTCCTCTTCGTCGCGTTGCGTCGGACCGCCCCGTCCGGGCTGCTGCCGATGCTCAGCGCCTTCGTGGCCACCCTGGTCCTGCTCTCGGTCAACGACCTGGTCGCCTCGCAGGTCGCCGTGGAACGGCTGGTCAGCCACGGGTTCCTGGTGGTCGGCTACCTGATCACCGTGTTGCTGGCCCGCAGCCTGCGCCGCCCCGGTGACCCGAGTGACCGGCAACGACCCGAGCGCTCCCGCTGGCGGCTGCGTCTCGACGAGATCGACGAGCCCGCTCCGCTGCGGCTGCTGCCGCCGCACTCGGCCCAGGCCCGGCACGGCCGCGACGACCGCCGCGCCGCCTGA
- a CDS encoding glycoside hydrolase family 15 protein translates to MTYPPIDSYAFLSDTHTAALVAADGAVEWFCVPHFAGDAVFARLLDREVGGALDLTVAGCDAPTRRYLPDTLVLESRWSTPDGVAVVKDFLAVAPGDDAQPLRADKVLVRRVTVEEGTVRLDVRIRPRPDHGARDTTWEQVDGRWRAADTPLWVDTDLPAESADGVLRIEAELSAGQEAAVLVGYDEDATRDVDADEMLARTCRTWQEWSTRSDYAGFGADEVRHSALVLRGLAFDETGALIAAPTTSLPEHIGGVRNWDYRYAWHRDSALLLLALFRLGHAEEGRRYLHFLISVCSGDLLTPLIGIHGHIDEERELEHLEGYAGSRPVRVGNEAVEQVQFDTYGHILDAALVYHELTGELTQEQWELLRKHVEVMADRWSEPDHGIWEIRGPRQHYVNAKVMTWVCLDRGIRLAELLDDRTADVAHWRTARDAVHAEVLERGYDPEVGSFVMAYGSTELDASLLRIPLVGFLPGDDPRMQSTIDRIRQELEIGPALLRRYRADDGLPGEEGAFLLCSFELVSALVLAGRRDEARKAFDQLLSYAGPLGLYAEQLDPDGTALGNYPQAFTHLALIEAAINLDEAGDRDALHAWAARGGS, encoded by the coding sequence ATGACCTATCCCCCGATCGACTCGTACGCCTTTCTCTCCGACACCCACACCGCCGCGCTGGTCGCCGCCGACGGCGCGGTCGAGTGGTTCTGCGTGCCGCACTTCGCCGGTGACGCCGTCTTCGCCCGCCTGCTGGATCGTGAGGTCGGCGGCGCGCTCGACCTCACCGTGGCCGGATGCGACGCCCCGACCCGGCGGTATCTGCCCGACACGCTGGTGCTGGAGAGCCGGTGGTCGACGCCCGACGGGGTGGCGGTCGTCAAGGACTTCCTCGCGGTGGCGCCGGGCGACGACGCCCAGCCGCTACGCGCGGACAAGGTGCTGGTGCGCCGGGTGACGGTGGAGGAGGGCACGGTCCGGCTGGACGTGCGGATCCGGCCCCGGCCCGACCACGGTGCCCGCGACACCACGTGGGAACAGGTCGACGGACGCTGGCGGGCCGCCGACACCCCGCTCTGGGTCGACACCGACCTGCCGGCCGAGAGCGCCGACGGGGTGCTGCGGATCGAAGCGGAACTCTCCGCCGGCCAGGAGGCGGCCGTGCTGGTCGGCTACGACGAGGACGCCACCCGGGACGTCGACGCCGACGAGATGCTGGCGCGTACCTGCCGGACCTGGCAGGAGTGGTCCACCCGCAGCGACTACGCCGGCTTCGGCGCGGACGAGGTCCGGCACAGCGCGCTGGTGCTGCGCGGGCTCGCGTTCGACGAGACCGGCGCGTTGATCGCCGCGCCGACCACCAGCCTCCCCGAGCACATCGGCGGGGTCCGCAACTGGGACTACCGGTACGCCTGGCACCGGGACTCGGCGTTGCTGCTGCTCGCGTTGTTCCGCCTCGGGCACGCCGAGGAAGGTCGACGCTACCTGCACTTCCTGATCTCCGTCTGCTCCGGTGACCTGCTCACGCCGCTGATCGGCATCCACGGCCACATCGACGAGGAACGCGAGCTGGAACACCTGGAGGGGTACGCCGGCTCCCGGCCGGTCCGGGTCGGCAACGAGGCCGTCGAGCAGGTGCAGTTCGACACGTACGGGCACATCCTGGATGCCGCGCTGGTGTACCACGAGCTGACCGGCGAGCTGACCCAGGAGCAGTGGGAGTTGCTCCGCAAGCACGTCGAGGTGATGGCCGACCGGTGGAGCGAGCCGGACCACGGCATCTGGGAGATCCGTGGACCGCGCCAGCACTACGTCAACGCCAAGGTGATGACCTGGGTCTGCCTGGACCGGGGCATCCGGCTGGCCGAACTGCTCGACGACCGGACGGCGGACGTCGCACACTGGCGTACGGCTCGCGACGCGGTCCACGCCGAGGTGCTGGAACGCGGCTACGACCCAGAGGTCGGCAGCTTCGTGATGGCGTACGGCTCCACCGAGCTGGACGCCTCCCTCCTGCGCATCCCGCTGGTCGGTTTCCTGCCCGGCGACGATCCCCGGATGCAGTCCACCATCGACCGGATCCGGCAGGAGTTGGAGATCGGCCCGGCCCTGTTGCGCCGCTACCGGGCCGACGACGGGCTGCCCGGCGAGGAGGGCGCGTTCCTGCTCTGCTCGTTCGAGCTGGTCTCGGCGCTGGTGCTGGCCGGTCGACGGGACGAGGCCCGCAAGGCGTTCGACCAGCTCCTCAGCTACGCGGGCCCGCTCGGTCTGTACGCCGAACAACTCGACCCCGACGGCACCGCGCTGGGCAACTATCCGCAGGCGTTCACGCACCTGGCCCTGATCGAGGCGGCGATCAACCTCGACGAGGCCGGCGACCGGGACGCCCTGCACGCCTGGGCCGCCCGGGGCGGCTCCTGA
- a CDS encoding D-arabinono-1,4-lactone oxidase, with amino-acid sequence MPQPFVNWSGSLSFTPGGNAEPADEDEVRDLVLRARESGTHLRPVGSGHSSSPLVRTNGTLVSLDRLAGVVHQDDDQFTVWGGTRLKALGESLYDAGLAMENLGDVDYQSIAGATATGTHGTGVRFGNLSTQVTGVRLVTGTGETLDISPTSNAELLPAARLSLGALGVVTKITIHAQPRYELRRRAWCAPVDWTLDHLAELQHTNRNMDFYWYPRSDLTQIRTMNRADDLPEGQMWVARQALESTPWTEPLELEIGPTHRTIPQDRDLRFEEIEYMLPAEAFTSCFAEVRKRILNRHRRVVGWRVLVRTIAADDIWLSNAYDRPTTTIACLQNTSLPYEEYFRDMEAIFRQYGGRPHWGKKHWLTARELRPIFPHWDDFREARRRLDPDGVFLTPDLARLLEEA; translated from the coding sequence ATGCCCCAGCCGTTCGTGAACTGGTCCGGCAGCCTCTCCTTCACCCCCGGTGGCAACGCCGAGCCGGCCGACGAGGACGAGGTACGCGACCTGGTGTTGCGGGCCCGCGAGTCCGGCACCCACCTGAGGCCGGTCGGCTCGGGGCACTCGTCGAGTCCACTGGTCCGCACCAACGGGACGCTGGTCAGCCTGGACCGGCTCGCCGGGGTCGTCCACCAGGACGATGACCAGTTCACGGTCTGGGGCGGCACCCGGTTGAAGGCGCTCGGTGAGAGCCTCTACGACGCCGGTCTGGCGATGGAGAACCTCGGCGACGTCGACTACCAGTCGATCGCGGGCGCCACCGCCACCGGTACGCACGGCACCGGCGTCCGCTTCGGCAACCTCTCCACTCAGGTCACCGGGGTGCGGTTGGTGACCGGCACCGGCGAAACGCTGGACATCTCGCCGACCAGCAACGCCGAGCTGCTGCCCGCCGCGCGGCTGTCGCTCGGTGCCCTGGGCGTGGTCACCAAGATCACCATTCACGCGCAGCCCCGCTACGAACTGCGCCGACGGGCCTGGTGCGCGCCGGTCGACTGGACCCTGGACCACCTGGCCGAGTTGCAGCACACCAACCGCAACATGGACTTCTACTGGTACCCGCGCAGCGACCTGACCCAGATCCGCACCATGAACCGCGCCGACGACCTGCCGGAGGGGCAGATGTGGGTGGCCCGCCAGGCGCTGGAGTCGACCCCGTGGACCGAACCCCTCGAACTGGAGATCGGCCCGACCCACCGGACCATCCCACAGGACCGGGACCTGCGCTTCGAGGAGATCGAGTACATGCTGCCGGCCGAGGCGTTCACGTCCTGCTTCGCCGAGGTCCGCAAGCGGATCCTGAACCGGCACCGGCGCGTCGTGGGGTGGCGGGTGCTGGTGCGGACCATCGCCGCCGACGACATCTGGCTCAGCAACGCGTACGACCGCCCCACCACCACCATCGCCTGCCTGCAGAACACCTCGCTGCCGTACGAGGAGTACTTCCGCGACATGGAGGCGATCTTCCGGCAGTACGGTGGCCGACCGCACTGGGGCAAGAAGCACTGGCTGACCGCACGGGAACTGCGCCCCATCTTCCCGCACTGGGACGACTTCCGGGAGGCACGGCGTCGACTCGACCCGGACGGGGTGTTCCTCACCCCCGACCTGGCCCGACTGCTTGAGGAGGCGTGA
- a CDS encoding sensory rhodopsin transducer: MGQLGGLVWVVPGGHIPLDSNGPEPEFTSFDKICVLNTTDADARLTLTFYYEDAEPVGPYRFVVGARRIRHVRVNDLIDPEAVRLDRPYGCVVHASEPVVVQFLRQDSRLPGTVTLTGTMAHPAG, from the coding sequence ATGGGACAGCTCGGTGGACTCGTCTGGGTGGTGCCGGGCGGACACATCCCGCTCGACAGCAACGGACCCGAACCGGAGTTCACCAGCTTCGACAAGATCTGCGTCCTCAACACCACCGACGCCGACGCCCGGCTCACGCTCACCTTCTACTACGAGGACGCCGAGCCGGTCGGCCCGTATCGCTTCGTCGTCGGTGCCCGACGGATCCGGCACGTCCGCGTCAACGACCTGATCGATCCGGAGGCCGTCCGCCTGGACCGCCCGTACGGCTGCGTGGTGCACGCCTCGGAGCCGGTGGTGGTGCAGTTCCTGCGGCAGGACTCCCGTCTCCCGGGCACCGTCACGCTCACCGGCACCATGGCCCATCCGGCCGGGTAG
- a CDS encoding YnfA family protein, giving the protein MTVLRSVLLFVLAAIAEIGGAWLVWQGWREHRGLWFVAAGVLALGAYGFVATFQPDPNFGRILAAYGGVFVAGSLAWGMIFDGFRPDRWDVTGAAICLLGVAVIMYAPRGA; this is encoded by the coding sequence GTGACCGTGCTGCGTTCCGTGCTGCTGTTCGTGCTCGCCGCCATCGCCGAGATCGGCGGGGCCTGGCTGGTGTGGCAGGGCTGGCGGGAGCATCGCGGGCTGTGGTTCGTCGCCGCCGGGGTGCTCGCCCTCGGGGCGTACGGCTTCGTCGCCACCTTCCAGCCGGACCCGAACTTCGGGCGCATCCTGGCCGCCTACGGTGGCGTCTTCGTCGCCGGTTCGCTGGCGTGGGGCATGATCTTCGACGGGTTCCGGCCGGATCGGTGGGACGTCACCGGCGCGGCGATCTGCCTGCTCGGCGTGGCCGTGATCATGTACGCCCCGCGCGGCGCCTGA
- a CDS encoding glycosyltransferase, translating into MRLIFASLASIGHAYPMIPLAVAAREAGHEVHFAAGEAVHAPLAANGLRPFRPADTFYEMYAEDLAPDLERLAPDLVVHGWGVPGAAVAAARAGVPGLWHGFGRMFPPHIGLESPTAIADAPGRPHLDICPPSLQDATFAATAERIVLRPVPFSAPGPTPTWDDDRSGPLVYLTFGTAFGTADLVTTAVAGLARLGARVVVAAGRVPVEEIGVVPADVVVREWVPQAEVLPQADLVVHHGGSGTTLGALTAGLPQLILPQGADQFANADAVVAAGAGLRLRPDEVSAEAVAEQAARLLPRRSAHREAAAALAREIAAMPGPTEVARRLPEYA; encoded by the coding sequence ATGCGTCTGATCTTCGCCAGCCTGGCCTCGATCGGTCACGCCTACCCGATGATCCCGCTGGCCGTCGCCGCCCGCGAGGCCGGGCACGAGGTGCACTTCGCCGCCGGGGAGGCGGTGCACGCCCCGCTGGCCGCGAACGGACTACGACCGTTCCGTCCCGCCGACACGTTCTACGAGATGTACGCCGAAGACCTGGCACCGGACCTGGAGCGGTTGGCGCCGGATCTGGTGGTGCACGGCTGGGGCGTACCCGGGGCGGCCGTCGCCGCCGCGCGGGCCGGGGTTCCCGGGCTCTGGCACGGCTTCGGCCGGATGTTCCCGCCGCATATCGGCCTGGAGTCGCCGACCGCGATCGCCGACGCACCCGGGCGGCCGCACCTGGACATCTGCCCACCGTCGTTGCAGGACGCCACGTTCGCCGCGACGGCCGAGCGGATCGTCCTGCGGCCCGTCCCGTTCTCGGCACCGGGACCGACGCCGACCTGGGACGACGACAGGTCAGGGCCGCTGGTCTATCTGACCTTCGGGACCGCCTTCGGGACCGCTGACCTGGTGACGACCGCCGTCGCCGGGCTGGCTCGGCTGGGGGCCCGGGTGGTGGTGGCCGCCGGGCGGGTGCCGGTGGAGGAGATCGGCGTCGTACCGGCCGACGTGGTCGTGCGGGAGTGGGTGCCGCAGGCGGAGGTGCTGCCCCAGGCGGACCTGGTGGTGCACCACGGCGGCAGCGGCACCACGCTCGGTGCCCTCACCGCCGGTCTGCCGCAACTGATCCTCCCGCAGGGCGCCGACCAGTTCGCCAACGCCGACGCCGTGGTGGCCGCCGGTGCGGGGCTGCGGTTGCGGCCCGACGAGGTGTCCGCCGAGGCGGTCGCCGAGCAGGCCGCGCGCCTGCTGCCGCGCCGGTCGGCGCATCGTGAGGCCGCCGCCGCGCTGGCCCGGGAGATCGCCGCGATGCCGGGGCCGACCGAGGTGGCGCGGCGACTCCCTGAGTACGCCTGA
- a CDS encoding ABC transporter ATP-binding protein, with product MAVTPTRRRVRPPRSTPVPTESVLPELRTMWWETGMRARTEAGLFAVFAELPKLVWAALRISWRADRLRTSVVAVATVGAGVMSAFGLLATQRVLVELFAGGPTGDKVVAALPALAVLAAATAVRSGMAIATGYALNGLTPRVSREVERGLFEVTTAVRLEAFDADAFADDMERASRGTDSAVSLVPASMNLLAGFVGVVAVAVAVVVVHPLLLLALLVATVPNAWASLRAGHLHYRTYIAGSVRRRRMWLLHRLMAERDSAPELRSYGLRRFLLDQHDRVMGVETDIQLALARRVTTTTTVGSLVGGVATGLVYVLLGLLLIDGQIPLAAAATCVIAVQAAQRSLSVVTFQMDRVYTEGQHFRDYTGFMTRAAGYLPEAVDAVPPERLRELTVDGVSLRYPERDDLAVDGVTLTVRAGQTVAFVGENGSGKSTLAALIASLRTPTEGTIRWNGRALTEWDRDGLRGRIAVVTQEYHKWPFTAATNIAIGDIEGEVRQDRIEAAAARAVADEMIRDLPYGYETLLDRTFANGQDLSGGQWQRITAARGFLRDAELLVMDEPSSALDPRAEDALFQAIRDRQGRATTILITHRLANVRHADRIFVLHHGRLVEAGTHDELMAAAGRYADLFTLQAAGYGPVDRLPGPRPPATSAPGSTES from the coding sequence ATGGCCGTCACCCCGACCCGACGTCGTGTCCGCCCTCCGCGCTCCACGCCGGTGCCCACCGAGTCGGTGCTGCCCGAGCTGCGGACGATGTGGTGGGAGACCGGGATGCGGGCCCGGACGGAGGCCGGCCTGTTCGCCGTCTTCGCCGAACTTCCCAAGCTGGTCTGGGCGGCGCTGCGGATCAGTTGGCGGGCGGACCGGCTGCGTACCTCGGTGGTGGCCGTGGCGACGGTCGGCGCGGGGGTGATGTCGGCGTTCGGGCTGCTGGCGACGCAGCGGGTGCTGGTGGAGCTGTTCGCCGGTGGGCCGACCGGGGACAAGGTGGTGGCGGCGCTGCCGGCGCTCGCGGTGCTGGCGGCGGCGACCGCAGTGCGGTCCGGCATGGCGATCGCCACCGGGTACGCGTTGAACGGGCTGACGCCCCGGGTGAGCCGGGAGGTGGAGCGGGGCCTGTTCGAGGTGACCACGGCGGTCCGGTTGGAGGCGTTCGACGCGGACGCGTTCGCCGACGACATGGAACGGGCGTCGAGGGGCACCGACTCGGCGGTCAGTCTGGTGCCGGCCTCGATGAACCTGCTCGCCGGGTTCGTCGGCGTGGTGGCGGTGGCCGTGGCCGTGGTGGTGGTCCACCCGTTGTTGCTGCTGGCGTTGCTGGTCGCGACGGTGCCGAACGCCTGGGCGTCGCTGCGCGCCGGACACCTGCACTACCGGACCTACATCGCCGGCTCGGTGCGGCGACGGCGGATGTGGTTGCTGCACCGGCTGATGGCCGAACGGGACTCGGCACCGGAGCTGCGCTCGTACGGGCTGCGCCGGTTCCTGCTCGACCAGCACGACCGGGTGATGGGGGTGGAGACCGACATCCAGCTCGCGTTGGCCCGCCGGGTCACCACGACCACCACGGTGGGGTCGCTCGTCGGCGGTGTCGCCACCGGTCTGGTCTACGTCCTGCTCGGCCTCTTGCTCATCGACGGGCAGATCCCGCTCGCCGCCGCGGCGACGTGTGTGATCGCGGTGCAGGCGGCGCAGCGTTCGCTCTCCGTGGTGACCTTCCAGATGGACCGGGTCTACACCGAGGGTCAGCACTTCCGCGACTACACCGGCTTCATGACGCGGGCCGCCGGGTACCTGCCGGAGGCGGTGGACGCCGTGCCGCCGGAGCGGTTGCGGGAGTTGACCGTCGACGGGGTGAGCCTGCGCTACCCGGAGCGGGACGACCTGGCCGTCGACGGGGTGACGCTGACCGTCCGGGCGGGGCAGACCGTGGCGTTCGTCGGGGAGAACGGTTCCGGCAAGAGCACTCTCGCCGCGTTGATCGCCTCCCTGCGTACCCCCACCGAGGGGACGATCCGGTGGAACGGGCGGGCGCTGACCGAGTGGGACCGGGACGGCCTGCGCGGTCGGATCGCCGTGGTCACGCAGGAGTACCACAAGTGGCCGTTCACCGCCGCCACGAACATCGCCATCGGCGACATCGAGGGCGAGGTCCGGCAGGACCGGATCGAGGCGGCGGCGGCCCGTGCGGTCGCCGACGAGATGATCCGCGACTTGCCGTACGGGTACGAGACGCTGCTCGACCGGACCTTCGCCAACGGGCAGGACCTCTCCGGCGGTCAGTGGCAGCGGATCACCGCCGCCCGTGGTTTTCTGCGCGATGCGGAGTTGCTGGTAATGGACGAGCCCTCCTCGGCGCTCGACCCGAGGGCGGAGGACGCACTGTTCCAGGCGATCCGCGACCGGCAGGGGCGGGCGACCACGATCCTCATCACGCACCGGCTGGCCAACGTCCGGCACGCCGACCGGATCTTCGTGCTGCACCACGGTCGCCTGGTCGAGGCCGGCACCCACGACGAACTGATGGCCGCCGCCGGCCGTTACGCCGACCTGTTCACCCTTCAGGCGGCCGGGTACGGTCCGGTCGACCGGCTGCCGGGCCCGCGACCGCCGGCCACGTCGGCCCCGGGCAGCACCGAGTCCTGA
- a CDS encoding L-dopachrome tautomerase-related protein: MSQPVPGEPVGELELVHTFTGPMPTGVSVSHTGRIFVTFPRWGDEVPATVVELRDGAEVPYPDPEWNQPGGDDDVGAFVSVQSIVVDPADRLWVLDTGSPMFQPTRPGGPKLVRVDLTTDTVAQVITFPPDVALPTTYLNDVRFDLRRGAAGIAYVTDSAVAGANGIIVVDLDTGASWRRLHEHPSTKPEPLSRFRPVVEGRPFLERPAQGPPKPVTVGSDGIAISADGTRLHFCALASRQWYSVSTDALVDVSLGEDEVAATVRHEGDKGTGSDGLESDDAGRIYLTSYEHNAVLRRRRDGDYETVVHDPRLLWPDSMSVAVDGYLYVTANQLHRQAVYHRGEDLRRKPYALFRTRIDAGPVLLR, translated from the coding sequence ATGAGTCAACCGGTGCCGGGCGAGCCCGTCGGCGAACTGGAACTCGTCCACACCTTCACCGGGCCGATGCCGACCGGGGTGAGCGTCTCGCACACCGGCCGGATCTTCGTCACCTTCCCCCGGTGGGGCGACGAGGTCCCCGCCACGGTGGTCGAGCTGCGCGACGGTGCCGAGGTGCCGTACCCGGATCCGGAGTGGAACCAGCCGGGCGGCGACGACGACGTGGGGGCGTTCGTCTCGGTGCAGAGCATCGTGGTCGACCCGGCCGACCGGCTCTGGGTGCTCGACACCGGCAGCCCGATGTTCCAGCCCACCCGGCCCGGCGGCCCCAAACTCGTCCGCGTCGACCTGACCACCGACACCGTCGCCCAGGTGATCACTTTCCCGCCGGACGTGGCGCTGCCCACCACCTACCTCAACGACGTACGGTTCGACCTGCGGCGCGGGGCCGCCGGGATCGCGTACGTCACCGACTCGGCGGTCGCCGGGGCGAACGGGATCATCGTCGTGGACCTCGACACCGGCGCCTCGTGGCGGCGGCTGCACGAGCACCCGTCCACCAAACCGGAGCCGCTGTCCCGCTTCCGGCCGGTGGTGGAGGGCCGCCCGTTCCTGGAGCGGCCGGCGCAGGGGCCACCGAAACCGGTCACCGTCGGCTCGGACGGCATCGCCATCTCCGCCGACGGGACCCGACTCCACTTCTGCGCGCTCGCCTCACGCCAGTGGTACAGCGTGTCCACCGACGCCCTGGTGGACGTCTCGCTCGGCGAGGACGAGGTGGCCGCCACCGTCCGGCACGAGGGCGACAAGGGCACCGGGTCGGACGGCCTGGAGAGCGACGACGCCGGGCGGATCTACCTGACGTCGTACGAGCACAACGCGGTGCTCCGCCGCCGCAGGGACGGCGACTACGAGACGGTGGTGCACGATCCCCGCCTGCTCTGGCCGGACAGCATGTCGGTGGCCGTCGACGGGTATCTCTACGTGACCGCCAACCAACTCCACCGGCAGGCCGTGTACCACCGGGGCGAGGACCTGCGCCGCAAGCCGTACGCGTTGT